From a region of the Armatimonas rosea genome:
- a CDS encoding C1 family peptidase, whose protein sequence is MKKSVLVRLLGATTLATAAAVASAQLQKIPDLNTLKLDLQKQKISFTIGQTSVLGKDIKQLTGDIIPPNIQQIADQQEPISKRVLELDRLERESAVKINPALRGKIYEFQIPANPNMKRWDWRTQGKVSPVKDQNPAGTCWAFSAMGALESSWLIRNNVTVDASEQFMVSYSGAGTTSGGDRAPANAWLVANGTTAEATCPYNATMTTSTPASTATPYDALAWGFVDAAADIPSVQKIKEALCEHGPVEASVYADGNFIAYTGGIFDHVDTANNNTNHAILIVGWDDNKGAWIIKNSWGTGWGESCDYGSGRGFMYIKYGTHKIGRRAMWIKAKSVHYFIKPELLKSIPFNTLIKANIRAIQR, encoded by the coding sequence ATGAAAAAATCCGTTTTAGTCCGTCTTTTGGGAGCAACGACCCTGGCCACCGCTGCTGCTGTTGCCTCCGCCCAGCTCCAGAAGATCCCCGACCTCAATACCCTCAAGCTCGACCTTCAGAAGCAGAAAATCAGCTTCACCATTGGGCAGACCAGTGTCTTAGGAAAGGATATCAAGCAGCTCACCGGCGATATCATCCCGCCCAATATCCAGCAGATCGCCGACCAGCAGGAGCCTATCTCCAAGCGCGTCCTGGAGCTGGACCGGCTGGAGCGCGAGAGCGCTGTGAAGATCAATCCCGCGCTACGGGGCAAGATCTACGAGTTTCAGATCCCTGCCAACCCCAATATGAAGCGCTGGGACTGGCGGACTCAGGGCAAGGTCAGCCCGGTTAAGGACCAGAACCCGGCGGGCACCTGCTGGGCGTTCTCCGCCATGGGAGCGCTGGAGTCGTCGTGGCTGATCCGCAACAATGTCACGGTCGATGCCTCGGAGCAGTTCATGGTCTCCTACAGCGGCGCGGGCACCACCAGTGGGGGGGATCGCGCTCCTGCCAATGCCTGGCTTGTCGCCAATGGCACGACCGCGGAGGCGACCTGCCCCTACAACGCCACCATGACCACCTCGACTCCTGCCAGCACGGCCACTCCCTACGATGCCCTTGCCTGGGGCTTTGTGGATGCCGCGGCGGATATTCCGTCGGTGCAGAAGATCAAAGAGGCGCTCTGTGAGCACGGGCCGGTCGAGGCCAGTGTCTATGCCGATGGTAACTTTATCGCCTACACGGGCGGCATCTTCGACCATGTCGATACTGCCAACAACAACACCAACCACGCGATCTTGATCGTGGGCTGGGACGATAACAAGGGCGCTTGGATCATCAAGAACTCCTGGGGAACCGGCTGGGGCGAGAGCTGCGACTACGGCAGTGGGCGTGGCTTTATGTACATCAAGTACGGGACGCATAAGATCGGCCGCCGCGCCATGTGGATCAAGGCCAAGAGTGTCCACTACTTCATCAAGCCCGAGCTCCTCAAGAGCATCCCCTTCAACACGCTCATCAAGGCCAATATCCGCGCCATCCAGCGCTAG
- a CDS encoding GntR family transcriptional regulator: MSTTLSQFIAADLTLHPPAPDQPLTLAALAARYKVSLTPVRQAVRELIAAGVLGKSATGRLCYLGSQPALAPTLPRRAWEAELRRDVLHRSLLGDQEFLREEALAEHLAIGRTVLRQELHRLAGQGFVEHVPRCGWRARTLTLAEVEDWLRIRERLELLALELAWPHLEPETLTQLRDSNAGARLDNALHGYLIECAQSPLLATLFTQHGAYFTALFDHAAPETRMEETMAAQHRAILEALLDRDLDRATATLSAHIRAQRRIVEKLLGQLRGESEQ; the protein is encoded by the coding sequence ATGTCAACAACTCTCTCACAGTTCATCGCTGCGGATCTGACGCTCCATCCGCCCGCGCCCGACCAGCCCCTCACCCTGGCGGCGCTGGCGGCACGCTACAAGGTCAGCCTCACGCCGGTTCGCCAGGCGGTGCGGGAGCTGATCGCGGCAGGCGTGCTGGGCAAGTCCGCGACCGGTCGCCTGTGCTACCTGGGCAGCCAGCCCGCGCTCGCGCCCACACTGCCCCGGCGGGCCTGGGAGGCCGAGCTGCGCCGCGATGTCCTGCACCGCTCGCTCCTTGGGGACCAGGAGTTCCTCCGGGAAGAGGCCCTCGCCGAGCACTTGGCCATTGGACGCACGGTCCTGCGCCAGGAGCTGCACCGCCTCGCGGGCCAAGGCTTTGTCGAGCATGTCCCGCGCTGTGGCTGGCGTGCACGCACCCTCACTCTTGCTGAAGTCGAGGACTGGCTGCGGATTCGGGAGCGCCTGGAGCTGCTCGCGCTGGAGCTGGCCTGGCCCCACCTGGAGCCCGAGACCCTCACGCAGCTCCGTGACAGCAACGCCGGTGCCCGCCTCGACAACGCCCTCCACGGCTACCTAATCGAGTGTGCCCAGAGCCCTCTGCTGGCGACTCTCTTTACCCAGCACGGGGCGTACTTCACCGCCCTCTTCGACCACGCAGCCCCCGAGACCCGGATGGAGGAGACCATGGCTGCCCAGCACCGCGCGATCCTAGAGGCGCTCCTCGACCGAGACCTCGACCGCGCCACCGCGACCCTCTCCGCCCATATCCGCGCCCAGCGCCGCATTGTCGAGAAGCTGCTGGGCCAGCTCCGCGGAGAGAGCGAACAATAA
- a CDS encoding MFS transporter, giving the protein MQEATLRKVSRRLIPFIALLYAFNILDRTNISVAALSMKPDLGFSDTVYGLGAGVFFLGYFLFEVPSNLILERVGARKWIARILVTWGAVSAAMLFVKTAPVFYGMRFLLGLAEAGFYPGIILYLTYWFPTAQRAQAVARFVAVSALVGIVGGPLSGALLKLDGLLGMKGWQWLFLLEGLPSCLLGAVALRYLTDRPEKAEWLSGEEKSWLVGQLERERKEREETHQHLSLLDAFKSPRLLHFALIFFLYVSAGYGVSFFAPQIYKSQTNWSSQTIALVAALPGIAGAISMLLTSAHSDRTGERKRYVAFGTTLAAIGVSGAALSPNAYVTLAALTVAEFGRGIVQGPFWAMPTSLLSGAAAAGGIAAINSIGNLGGFAGPYAMGWLKDRTHGYQTGLFLLAGLLIGSAISALLVPTKPASKDT; this is encoded by the coding sequence ATGCAAGAGGCTACCCTACGAAAGGTGTCGAGGCGACTGATCCCCTTCATTGCCTTGCTCTACGCCTTCAATATTCTAGATCGCACCAACATCAGTGTCGCCGCGCTCAGCATGAAGCCCGACCTCGGCTTCTCCGACACGGTCTATGGGCTTGGCGCCGGGGTGTTTTTCCTGGGCTACTTTCTCTTTGAGGTTCCCAGCAACCTGATCCTAGAGCGTGTGGGCGCGCGCAAGTGGATCGCCCGCATTCTCGTGACCTGGGGCGCGGTCTCTGCGGCGATGCTCTTTGTCAAGACCGCGCCGGTGTTCTACGGCATGCGCTTTCTGCTGGGCCTCGCGGAGGCGGGCTTCTATCCCGGGATCATTCTCTACCTGACCTACTGGTTCCCCACCGCACAGCGCGCACAGGCGGTCGCGCGCTTTGTCGCGGTCTCAGCGCTGGTGGGGATTGTGGGGGGGCCGCTCTCGGGCGCACTGCTCAAGCTCGATGGCCTGCTTGGCATGAAGGGCTGGCAGTGGCTCTTTCTGCTAGAGGGTCTACCGTCGTGCCTGCTCGGTGCCGTGGCCCTGCGCTACCTGACCGACCGCCCCGAAAAAGCGGAGTGGCTCAGCGGTGAAGAGAAGAGCTGGCTGGTGGGGCAGCTGGAGAGAGAGCGCAAGGAGCGGGAGGAGACCCACCAGCACCTCTCGCTTCTCGATGCCTTCAAGAGCCCGCGTCTCCTGCACTTCGCGCTGATCTTCTTTCTCTATGTCTCGGCGGGCTATGGGGTGAGCTTCTTTGCGCCGCAGATCTACAAGTCCCAGACGAATTGGAGCTCCCAGACTATCGCGCTGGTGGCCGCGCTCCCGGGAATCGCGGGCGCGATCTCGATGCTACTGACCTCGGCGCACTCGGACCGGACGGGCGAGCGCAAGAGATACGTCGCCTTTGGGACGACACTCGCGGCGATTGGAGTCAGTGGCGCGGCGCTCTCGCCCAATGCCTATGTCACGCTGGCCGCACTGACAGTTGCGGAGTTCGGGCGCGGGATTGTTCAGGGGCCGTTCTGGGCCATGCCGACCAGCCTGCTCAGCGGCGCGGCGGCAGCGGGCGGGATCGCGGCGATCAACTCGATCGGCAACCTGGGCGGCTTTGCCGGGCCCTACGCGATGGGCTGGCTCAAGGACCGCACCCACGGCTACCAGACCGGGCTCTTCCTGCTGGCAGGGCTGCTGATCGGCTCGGCGATCAGCGCACTGCTCGTGCCCACCAAGCCCGCCAGCAAAGACACGTAG
- a CDS encoding dihydrodipicolinate synthase family protein, whose product MANQPISPISWRGVFPAVTTQMHADQSIDWAAQAHHLEVLIDSGIHGLILCGSLGENQTLLPDEKRAVVKHAKEVAAGRIPVLSGVAEMSTAAACQYVQDMEALGADGVMVLPAMVYKSDPRETMAHFRTVAAASKLPIIVYNNPVGYGVDITPKMFAELADVETLVAIKESSADTTRITELYNACGDRYALYGGVDTLIPECVLMGATGWIAGVGLAFPKENARMWELMMAGEWDKARELWRWFLPLMTLDIGPHFVQKIKLVLQEVGLGSEWVRAPRLTLAGTERDEILALIHKGIAERPTL is encoded by the coding sequence ATGGCAAACCAACCTATCTCCCCTATCTCTTGGCGCGGAGTCTTCCCCGCCGTCACCACCCAGATGCACGCCGACCAGAGTATCGACTGGGCCGCACAAGCACACCATCTTGAGGTGCTGATCGACTCGGGCATCCATGGCCTGATCCTGTGTGGCTCGCTCGGGGAGAACCAGACCCTGCTCCCCGACGAAAAACGCGCGGTGGTGAAGCACGCCAAGGAAGTGGCCGCAGGGCGTATCCCCGTGCTCTCCGGGGTCGCGGAGATGAGCACGGCGGCGGCGTGCCAGTATGTCCAGGACATGGAGGCGCTCGGGGCCGATGGCGTCATGGTCCTCCCCGCGATGGTCTACAAGTCCGATCCCCGCGAGACCATGGCGCACTTTAGGACGGTCGCAGCCGCCAGCAAGCTCCCGATCATTGTCTACAACAACCCGGTCGGCTATGGAGTCGATATCACCCCCAAGATGTTTGCCGAGCTCGCCGATGTCGAGACCCTGGTCGCGATTAAAGAGTCGTCGGCCGATACCACCCGCATCACCGAGCTCTACAACGCCTGCGGGGACCGCTACGCCCTCTACGGCGGGGTCGATACGCTCATCCCCGAGTGCGTGCTGATGGGCGCGACCGGCTGGATCGCGGGAGTCGGGCTGGCCTTCCCCAAAGAGAATGCACGGATGTGGGAGCTGATGATGGCCGGTGAGTGGGACAAGGCACGCGAGCTCTGGCGCTGGTTCCTGCCCCTGATGACCCTGGATATCGGGCCGCACTTTGTTCAGAAGATCAAGCTGGTGCTCCAAGAAGTGGGGCTCGGGAGCGAGTGGGTGCGCGCGCCGCGCCTGACTCTGGCGGGCACGGAGCGCGACGAGATCCTCGCCTTGATCCACAAGGGAATCGCGGAGCGCCCCACCCTCTAA
- a CDS encoding thrombospondin type 3 repeat-containing protein: protein MLPPLPPALVLSTCAFQEERHAQARQLLANLGTLSQAEITTLVRLGSVTHTELLPLLKQYLALYRTDEPQRALSQAIELLDRVRRPGQLMEYQELLLQPGFLENVRWDRELADSRQPAVLAFLKAALANPNAPPELRRLAFLNLGRTGGAAMVPTILAVRNQERQRRVSGSFVERLQLERLAPRVLSKEESRHSRILTEVIALEKDWALLTNGELGHGDDLWVARWDGAHWSDLRFTGETLTPWKGPTRKEPNPPPIRYPLDWYARFVGNEALTQDSDHDGLTELMEKRLGTDPNNPDSDGDGLTDSEDRNPLAAPRPPVTDEEKIIVASFEALYAFRSYNAWPCVIETPKGMRPLEFFGLNGRLFALPYVATKTPLTSCIGEGTAAYHFHLPEYDFAGKKLPRKKIKDWILWNAAHTEAKISLNRYYGMLNAEGFDLRLRKFGAEWVVVGLRSTWVA, encoded by the coding sequence ATGCTGCCGCCTCTTCCTCCCGCACTCGTACTGAGCACCTGCGCTTTCCAGGAAGAGCGACACGCACAAGCACGCCAGCTCCTTGCCAACCTGGGAACACTGAGCCAAGCGGAGATCACAACCCTCGTCCGCCTTGGCTCGGTGACCCACACCGAGCTCCTCCCCCTCCTCAAACAGTACCTGGCACTCTACAGAACCGATGAGCCGCAGCGTGCTCTCTCACAGGCGATCGAGCTGTTGGACCGTGTGCGAAGACCGGGGCAGCTCATGGAGTACCAAGAGCTCCTCTTGCAGCCGGGGTTTCTGGAGAACGTGCGCTGGGACAGAGAACTCGCCGACTCGCGCCAGCCCGCTGTCCTTGCCTTTCTCAAGGCGGCACTGGCAAACCCGAACGCGCCCCCCGAGCTGCGCCGCTTGGCGTTCCTGAACCTGGGACGGACGGGCGGCGCCGCAATGGTGCCGACAATTCTAGCCGTGCGAAACCAAGAGCGCCAGCGCCGGGTCTCCGGTAGCTTTGTTGAGCGTCTACAGCTGGAGCGCCTCGCCCCACGCGTGCTCTCGAAAGAGGAGAGCCGGCATAGTAGAATTTTAACGGAGGTGATCGCCTTGGAGAAAGATTGGGCTCTGCTCACAAACGGGGAGCTGGGCCATGGCGACGATCTCTGGGTGGCACGCTGGGACGGAGCGCACTGGAGCGACCTGCGCTTCACCGGCGAGACGCTAACTCCCTGGAAGGGCCCCACACGCAAAGAGCCCAATCCGCCTCCGATCCGCTATCCGCTTGACTGGTACGCTCGCTTTGTGGGCAACGAGGCGCTCACCCAAGACAGCGACCACGATGGCCTCACGGAGCTCATGGAGAAGCGCCTTGGCACCGATCCCAACAACCCCGATTCCGATGGCGACGGCCTCACCGATAGCGAAGATAGAAACCCTCTCGCCGCGCCACGGCCGCCGGTCACCGATGAGGAGAAGATCATCGTGGCGAGCTTTGAGGCCCTGTACGCCTTTAGAAGCTACAATGCCTGGCCCTGCGTCATTGAGACTCCCAAAGGCATGCGCCCGTTGGAGTTTTTCGGCTTGAATGGGCGGCTCTTTGCTCTGCCCTATGTAGCGACGAAAACGCCCTTGACATCCTGTATCGGTGAAGGCACAGCAGCCTATCATTTTCATCTTCCAGAATACGACTTTGCGGGGAAAAAGCTTCCTCGGAAGAAAATTAAGGACTGGATTCTCTGGAACGCGGCACATACCGAGGCAAAGATCAGCCTGAATCGCTACTACGGGATGCTCAATGCGGAAGGGTTTGATCTTCGGCTCCGCAAGTTCGGAGCAGAGTGGGTTGTGGTTGGGCTGCGATCGACTTGGGTCGCGTAG
- a CDS encoding prolyl oligopeptidase family serine peptidase — MRGMVALALSAIVLGGIGMAQAQGTKADYERAAKLGELSRGKVFRASVSPNWLDSGRLWYRVETGTNAFEWVLVGADGKLSRFPTEAALKAALGGKLGTETVQRLTARPQPGEAGERVDLVFDNQTSSEITLFWVSGSDRTPYGKVAPGKKYSQSTFGGHAWEVRDASGKVLGYATAPALGGTVVVDGKRAAPTRREGQRGNPGASPDGKWVAFLKGDNLWVRPTAGGEAVALSSDGKPKDSYDGTGFFWSPDSTKLVAFRTEAAQEHKVYIVSSSPRDQTQPKLVTLDYLKPGDKIEHPRPVLFDVVNKKAIALSESLFPNPWSLPALGDSGWGAGVTWAADSSRFFFAYNQRGHQVMRVVSVDAASGTPKTLFEDTTKTFIHYSGKFWARYLPKSNEIVWMSERDGWNHLFVHDATSGQVKRQLTKGEWTVRGVESFDEDKGELLLRIAGRTPGEDPYHVHFARVSVATGALTPLTDGDGTHRIALSPDGTRYLDSYSRVDLPTVTELRSTADGKKLATLEKGDASALLATGWKQPERFVAKGRDGTTDIYGVLWRPTNFDPAKKYPVIEQIYAGPQGFFVPKQWSSNYGNPQQLAELGFLVVQIDGMGTDGRSKAFHDVCFKNLKDAGFPDRILWMKALAQKYPSLDLTRVGVYGGSAGGQNALAALLWHGDFYKAAVADCGCHDNRMDKVWWNEQWMSYPVDKSYEESSNVVNAHQLTGKLLLTVGEVDSNVDPASTMQVADALIKANKDYELIVFPGANHGAGESPYGKRRRMDFFVKNLLGVEPRSR, encoded by the coding sequence ATGCGAGGAATGGTTGCACTGGCGCTGAGCGCCATCGTCTTGGGAGGGATTGGGATGGCACAGGCACAGGGGACAAAGGCGGACTACGAGCGGGCGGCGAAGCTGGGTGAGCTGTCGCGGGGGAAGGTCTTCCGGGCGAGCGTGTCTCCCAACTGGCTCGACAGTGGGCGGCTCTGGTACCGGGTGGAGACGGGCACCAATGCCTTTGAGTGGGTGCTGGTCGGGGCCGACGGCAAGCTCTCGCGCTTCCCCACCGAGGCGGCGCTCAAGGCGGCACTGGGCGGCAAGCTCGGCACCGAGACTGTCCAGCGCCTCACCGCACGACCGCAGCCCGGCGAGGCGGGTGAGCGGGTCGATCTGGTGTTTGACAACCAGACCAGCAGCGAGATTACGCTGTTCTGGGTGAGTGGCAGCGACCGGACGCCCTACGGGAAAGTAGCTCCCGGGAAGAAGTACAGCCAGAGCACGTTTGGCGGCCATGCCTGGGAGGTGCGCGATGCGAGCGGCAAGGTGCTGGGCTATGCCACCGCGCCCGCGCTCGGCGGCACGGTCGTCGTGGATGGCAAGCGCGCCGCCCCGACTCGTCGCGAGGGGCAGCGGGGAAATCCCGGCGCATCCCCCGACGGCAAGTGGGTCGCGTTTCTAAAGGGGGATAACCTCTGGGTGCGCCCCACGGCGGGCGGCGAGGCGGTCGCGCTGAGTAGTGATGGCAAGCCCAAGGACTCCTACGACGGCACGGGCTTTTTCTGGTCCCCCGATAGCACCAAGCTGGTCGCCTTCCGCACCGAGGCTGCGCAGGAGCACAAGGTCTATATTGTGTCGTCGTCGCCCCGGGACCAGACCCAGCCCAAGCTCGTCACCCTGGACTATCTCAAGCCCGGCGATAAGATCGAGCACCCACGCCCCGTGCTCTTTGATGTGGTCAATAAGAAAGCGATTGCGCTGAGTGAGTCGCTCTTTCCCAACCCGTGGAGCCTGCCCGCGCTCGGGGACTCCGGCTGGGGCGCGGGTGTCACCTGGGCCGCGGACTCGTCGCGCTTCTTCTTTGCCTACAACCAGCGCGGCCACCAGGTGATGCGGGTCGTGAGTGTCGATGCGGCCAGCGGGACTCCCAAGACGCTCTTTGAGGACACGACCAAGACTTTCATCCACTACTCCGGCAAGTTCTGGGCGCGCTACCTACCCAAGTCCAATGAGATTGTCTGGATGAGCGAGCGCGACGGCTGGAACCATCTCTTTGTCCACGATGCGACCAGCGGGCAGGTGAAGCGCCAGCTCACCAAGGGCGAGTGGACCGTCCGCGGCGTGGAGAGCTTCGACGAAGACAAGGGCGAGCTGCTACTCCGTATCGCGGGACGCACGCCCGGCGAGGACCCCTACCATGTCCACTTCGCTCGGGTCTCGGTCGCCACCGGAGCGCTCACGCCCCTCACCGACGGCGACGGCACGCATCGGATCGCCCTCTCCCCCGATGGGACGCGCTACCTCGATAGCTACTCCCGCGTCGATCTGCCGACGGTCACGGAGCTGCGTAGCACCGCCGACGGCAAGAAGCTCGCGACTCTGGAGAAGGGCGATGCGTCGGCGCTCCTAGCCACTGGCTGGAAGCAGCCCGAGCGCTTTGTGGCGAAGGGCCGCGACGGCACGACGGATATCTACGGCGTGCTCTGGCGCCCCACGAACTTCGACCCGGCGAAAAAATACCCTGTGATTGAGCAGATCTACGCCGGGCCGCAGGGCTTCTTTGTTCCGAAGCAGTGGAGCAGTAACTACGGCAACCCCCAGCAGCTCGCCGAGCTGGGCTTCCTGGTGGTCCAGATCGACGGCATGGGCACCGACGGGCGGAGCAAGGCGTTCCACGATGTCTGCTTCAAGAACCTCAAGGACGCCGGCTTCCCCGATCGTATCCTGTGGATGAAGGCGCTCGCCCAGAAGTACCCGTCGCTCGATCTCACGCGAGTCGGGGTGTACGGCGGGAGCGCGGGCGGGCAAAACGCGCTGGCCGCGCTGCTCTGGCACGGGGATTTCTACAAGGCCGCGGTCGCCGACTGCGGCTGCCACGACAATCGCATGGATAAGGTCTGGTGGAACGAGCAGTGGATGAGCTACCCGGTCGATAAGTCCTACGAAGAGAGCTCCAACGTGGTCAACGCCCACCAGCTCACGGGCAAGCTGCTCTTAACGGTCGGCGAGGTGGACAGCAATGTCGATCCCGCCAGCACGATGCAGGTCGCCGATGCGCTGATTAAGGCCAACAAGGACTACGAGCTGATTGTCTTCCCCGGCGCCAACCACGGTGCCGGCGAGAGTCCCTACGGCAAGCGCCGCCGCATGGACTTTTTTGTCAAGAACTTACTGGGAGTGGAGCCTCGTAGCCGGTAA
- a CDS encoding YcxB family protein — MKNSTNWTNWETGFFVMIVVTNLQRGQAIDAEHARNVAIYRLVVTLIGIIGLVTVQVLKRKNPPPAPLAATPESTEAGIAISYVNTRATLWRGELAALKHAHFMRKLLITFVVTVTFPLTAALWQKQGSVIALSVLPLTILFSAAAVGGFILAMTWLAILARCPTPTSTRPVTTEIRAEGIVDRLPEKTNMFPWSAIRRVFVQDGDLMIELVNAGCWIPREAFNDGDAEKCRAMIEALWKSNGTRWPEFAPLKSR; from the coding sequence GTGAAAAACTCGACAAACTGGACAAACTGGGAGACTGGGTTCTTCGTCATGATCGTGGTGACCAATCTTCAGCGCGGTCAGGCCATTGATGCAGAGCATGCTCGCAATGTCGCTATCTACCGACTTGTGGTGACACTCATTGGGATCATTGGTCTGGTCACCGTGCAGGTTCTCAAGCGGAAGAACCCGCCGCCTGCCCCGCTTGCGGCCACACCAGAGAGCACTGAAGCGGGAATTGCGATCTCGTATGTCAATACCCGCGCCACTCTTTGGCGCGGGGAGCTCGCCGCTCTCAAGCACGCCCACTTTATGAGAAAGCTTCTTATCACTTTTGTGGTGACGGTCACGTTCCCGCTCACTGCCGCTCTCTGGCAGAAGCAAGGAAGCGTGATCGCGCTCAGTGTCTTGCCGCTCACCATTCTTTTTTCCGCCGCCGCTGTGGGCGGTTTTATCCTCGCCATGACCTGGCTCGCGATCCTTGCCCGCTGCCCCACGCCCACGAGCACACGTCCGGTCACCACCGAGATCCGCGCGGAGGGGATCGTGGACCGGCTCCCCGAGAAGACCAATATGTTCCCCTGGAGCGCCATCCGCCGCGTCTTTGTGCAGGATGGTGACCTCATGATCGAGCTGGTCAACGCGGGCTGCTGGATCCCCCGCGAGGCGTTCAACGACGGCGACGCGGAGAAGTGCCGGGCCATGATCGAGGCCCTCTGGAAGAGCAACGGCACCCGCTGGCCCGAGTTTGCTCCCCTTAAGTCCCGCTAG